A stretch of DNA from Triticum dicoccoides isolate Atlit2015 ecotype Zavitan chromosome 2A, WEW_v2.0, whole genome shotgun sequence:
TGCTCTAATTTAGGCTCACTGCGAGATTTTCTTTTCCCAGTCTTTCCGAACTCTGATCAGTTTCAGCTGCTTCTTTTCCCTGTTATCATTTCTCTCGGGTGGGTCTTTATGTCCATTGTTTACTTCTTTAAACCCGGCccggagctgctgctgctgctgctgtcttgGTGGTGTGGTGTCACTGCTTCAATGCCGACTAAATTTCGGTTACTGCATGTACGTGTTTGCCTAGTTATTTTGCAAATCGTGATTTGTTTCTTTGTTTGCGCGCGGTAGATCTGGAGCTGGTAAAAATCACAGGTTTATGCACAGGATCCCTGTGTAATAAGCGCCCTGGATCTAATCCTTCTcgatttattgattttcttcctaaTTGCATCGCATTGTATCCATCGATCATCGCCCATGTGTAATGCGTAGCCGATCTTCTTCCGATATAGTGAAATCTGTTTCCCATCAGCAGGTTAATTGTGGGATTACTCCACTTATTCCCTTAATTTGCATGGTTAATTAGCTCCTGCACATGCACGTTAATTAGGAATCGTTAGCTTTTTTTCGTTAACTTTAATTAATCCTCTCCCGATGCTGCcgcaggcacagggtatgtatgtaGTGCCCACATTTACTTGCCAGCTGCTGCTAGTAGCCAGTACGAGTGGTGGTTCTTATCTCTGGGTTTTCTGTTACGCTTTTGACAGAGAAAAGCTGCAGGAGATCACCCCCTGtcacctgggtgtgcatgcatagaACTTTCCTTTTTCTGTCACACTGCATTGCATGTTTACTTCACTCGAAGTAGCTAGCTAGCTACTTGGAGTGTTACTAGTATCACTAGCATCAGCTAGCTCGAGATCTATATATTTTTGTTCAGCTGCAATTGCTCATGATTTTATGCTTTTTCGTCCAACAAAAATTGGGCATATGTATCTACCTTATTTGGTAGTGACATACTCCCATATGTGAGCTCTTTTTTTTggtgtatgcatgcatgcatgtccagATATTCGGAAGCTCACTTTTGGTATTCTTTATCTGATTGGCCACTTTCGGATCCTGATTTTCCAggtggaagagaagagaaggaattgTACTGAGACGGGAGTCAGAGAGTCCGTTTCTTGTCTGCGGCGTGAAGGAGGAGATTGGGTTTTAATTAATTCGCTCGCCCGGCCGGCTCTTTGAAGAGAAACGGATACAGTGCCCATCCAGCTGAGAAGCCCACAccactcaccaccaccaccaccaccacaaccgGCACTACCCTCATGGACTTGCGGGCCTTCTACTtccaggcggcggaggcggcggcgacggcgacggtgacggccacggaggacgacgacgtcacgACACCCAAGCTCTCCCCCAGCGCAGCGGTGCAGCGGGAAGGCCAGGGCAGTGGCGGCGCTTCCCCGGTGGCCGTGGGGATGAACAGCGAGGGAAGCGGCGGCGCGCGCGACCTGATCTGCCCCGAGTGCAGCAAGGCCTTCCTGTCGGACAAGGCCATGTACGGGCACCTCAGGTGCCACCCGGGGAGGAGAAACAAGGGGGCGATCCGCCCGCCGACGCCGGTCGCCTCCGCTTCTTCTGTGACCCGCGGAGACGCCAAGGCGAGGAAGGTGCTGTGGATGGAGGATGACCTCCCGACCAAGTGGCCGTTGACGGCCAAGCGCGGCCGCACTCCGACCGTGGCCACCTCCGTCACCGTGCACCCCGTGTCCGTGCTCGAGTCCACCTACAGCGCCGAGGAGGAGGCTGCCAACACTCTCCTGGACTTGGCCCAGAACGCCCGCAACGCCGCCGTTGCGGAGCAGGAGATGCAGATGCCACGGGCCGATCAGCCCGAGCTACCAGCTGATCATGTCGCCGATGCCGACCCCGTCGCGCCGGAGCCCGAGCAGCCTGTGATACCAGACATGGCCGCCGGCGCCGACGCGTTGCAGCGCGTGCATCAGCAGGCTGAGACGCGTGCGCCGGTGGAGCACATCTTCGGCATCATCTTGCAGCCCCAGGCGCCCGGGGTCGAGCCGTCCAACTTCATCGCAGCGTCGGAGCCTGTGAACAATTCTGCGCCCGTCGTGGTCCGCGACGAGGACAAGTCCATCTCCCCCGGCGTCAAGAAGCTAAAGAAGCGACGGCTCCATGATCCAGTTAGCCAGAGTCCAGATTCCTCTCGGCCGCCGCCAGATCCCGAGGACGTCAGGCCGTCAGTGAGGCGCATACCGTCGCCGGCGTCGGATCGGAGGTACGGGTGCCCGTCCTGCTTCaagtcgttccccacccaccaagcCCTAGGCGGCCACATGGCGAGCCACAACAGGGCCATCAGGTGCGCCGCCGCGCAGCAGGTGGACGGGCTCGCCGTGGCCCAGGCCGTCCAAAACATCTTGGCCCATCGCCAGCGCCAAGAAGGCGCCAACGCCAGCGCCAGCGCCAGCGGGATCGTCGTCGGCGAGGATCTCCAGATCAGCCTCCGGCCGCCGAAGCCGGTGTCGCACACATGCGTCCGGTGCCGTCAGATCTTCTCCACCGGGCAGGCGCTGGGCGGCCACATGCGGAAGCACTTTCTCGAGGACAGGCTGCAGGCAGCCACTGCCGCCGCGGCGCCGGGCACTGCTCCGCCTGCTCTAGCTGCAGCAGCCGCGGTGGCGCTGGCCATTGCTCCGGCAGCAGTGCCAGCGGCCCAAGATGGGGCTCCCGGCCGGGACTTTGATCTCAACGAGATGATGCCTTGGGAGTGATCGGGAGAGCTAGCAAAACCCTAGCCAGCCATGGGACATTTGTCTGCTTTGGAGTCCGAGCTACGCCTACTACGCAGCGAGCATGTGGTAGTGGTGTATCAGTGTCAGTGTCTGTCAGTGTCATTTTAATTTTGGTGTGGTTTGTCAGTGTTTAGCTAGTCAGTCCATTCATCTTGCTTGGAAATGTAGAACTTGGGTTTCCCAGTCGATCCATGGTCTCTCTGGAGTACGATCGATCTGGACTGGAGATATAGATAGCTGCAAGTAAAATTCTTCTGAACATTGTACAAGCTATAAGCAGCAAGACTGTAATGTCTGGCTTCGTTTCACTTTTAATTGAGAATTTTGGATATACACATCCCCTTAATATTGGTGTGTGTAGTTAAATGATTGTCAGATCGAAATGTAGTTCTTTCAGTCAGAGTTCTTTGTTGCCCCTAGTTAGCTGCGCTGTTATACTGTTCATACATTTTCTATTCTTGGTAATGCAGGTTCACTAGAGTAATCAAGCTGACTTCCTATATAGTACAATGTAAGCTAAAAACATGATTGCCGCGACATGACTTTCTTATCAAGTTTTAGGTTGATTAGTTCATTAGCAGTGCAAATCTACTTCCACTCATGTTCCAAGTACCACATAATTATAAATCACTGTACAAGCTTATTTAGCTCCCATGAAATTTTAGTTGCAGTGCTACATATATATAGCACCTGCTGCGTAGACGTTGTTAGCTAGCTTCACATGAAAAAATGCCCTGACTTTTTTTCCCCTGCGTAGACGTTGTTAGCTAGCTTCACATGCAGGATGCAGCAGGAGCAGGTAGCACGTACGCATATATGCAACGTTGTGGTAGATCGTGTATGCTTGTTGGTTTGACAAACACTTGCACCAAATCCAAGAATTCGGTTCAGTTTGCAGTTGCTATGCTGAACTGTGCTTAACCATATATACAATCTAGTTTGTTCTTTTTTGCGAAAAATATACAATCTGGTTAGATTGGAAGGAAAAAAACTCTAATTCTAGTAAAAAGAAAAACTCACTCTTAAAAACACTTGCAGAATAAATAATTATATTCTTAAATAGAAAAAAAAAGTCCTTTTCAAAAAGCCACTGAAATGCCAAACATAGTTTTTGTGCCGCTATGGCAGCAAATAAGTGGTTTCTCGCTTGAGCACCTCATATCAGGTACCTTTATTTTTACCTTATCATGACTGATGGGGCTTAGCAGGTTGTTTCCACCTACAAAGCACACCTATTTAGTGGTTATATTTGGGGATTTTGTGCTATCAAAGATTCATGAGATGGTTCATATGAGGTCTTATACGCAGATACTCTTTATTATGTTAAAAGAAAGCGTTCTTAGAAATTGTTGAATTTTCTCTTTGAAGGTTTGGACTCCAGCTAAACACAAATTCTACGCTTGGATGGTTGGCAGTCTTGAATCATCTTTGGAGGAAGAACATGCTTAACTTTGTGGTTCGCCCAATGACTCGGTGTACATTTCATGCAAACGGGAGCCGAAGCATCACACTGTTACCCACCTTCGATTAATACAATTGTCGTTTCACTAGAACGGTTTTCTCCACGTGTGGTATTGGCTTGGCATGGTTATTAACCTACCTCCGACGTGAGCATGTGCGGGTTCAAACGAGCACAAACATCATTGATTGCTGCATGTAtccatttttgggaagaagaaaaaTCGCTCATCGTCGTGTGCATGGTACATATAACGGAACCTAGAAAAAGCTAGGGTTTCCATGGCTATCCTTGCCTCATGGGAGATATGGAAGGAACGGAATATGAGGTGTTTCAGAACAGAAGTACTTGTCAGTCACATAGAAGATAAAGAACTCAAGTCTAAATTTGGGCTAGCAGTCAACAATTTTGTATTTTACGAAATAACCTTTGCATGTCATTTTCCCTAGGAGGTCAAATGAAAATTAAAGAGAATATTTTATCCAAGTGGGTGTCTGTGTTAATGACAAGTAGTGGGGGGCTTATGTTGTGCATGAATTGTATGAATAACAATAATCCCGGGGAAATGGAAAGGAAGGTGTTCAAAGAACCCCTTAGCAAAAAGGGtagaagaagatgatgattttAAATTTAAGTTGCTAATGTTTAAGTGTTTACTCATAGGGACGTCGTATTGGTTAAGGAGTGGGAATTATTGCTTAAAGCACTTCACAAATACA
This window harbors:
- the LOC119359605 gene encoding uncharacterized protein LOC119359605, producing MDLRAFYFQAAEAAATATVTATEDDDVTTPKLSPSAAVQREGQGSGGASPVAVGMNSEGSGGARDLICPECSKAFLSDKAMYGHLRCHPGRRNKGAIRPPTPVASASSVTRGDAKARKVLWMEDDLPTKWPLTAKRGRTPTVATSVTVHPVSVLESTYSAEEEAANTLLDLAQNARNAAVAEQEMQMPRADQPELPADHVADADPVAPEPEQPVIPDMAAGADALQRVHQQAETRAPVEHIFGIILQPQAPGVEPSNFIAASEPVNNSAPVVVRDEDKSISPGVKKLKKRRLHDPVSQSPDSSRPPPDPEDVRPSVRRIPSPASDRRYGCPSCFKSFPTHQALGGHMASHNRAIRCAAAQQVDGLAVAQAVQNILAHRQRQEGANASASASGIVVGEDLQISLRPPKPVSHTCVRCRQIFSTGQALGGHMRKHFLEDRLQAATAAAAPGTAPPALAAAAAVALAIAPAAVPAAQDGAPGRDFDLNEMMPWE